In Coregonus clupeaformis isolate EN_2021a chromosome 15, ASM2061545v1, whole genome shotgun sequence, one genomic interval encodes:
- the lhfpl2a gene encoding LHFPL tetraspan subfamily member 2a protein: protein MCHVIVTCRSMLWTLLSIVAAFGELIAFMSTDWLVGFPRTPDAVFGPHGATAAGEAYRPTLGIYGRCIKLPHLRRGVLCGPYAVHFGEIASGFWQAASIFLAAGILLLCAVAFISVFTMCFQSIMKKSIFNVCGLLQAIAGLFLILGLMLYPAGWGSDKVQLYCGQDAAPYQAGLCTMGWAFYTAMGGTVLTFICAVFSAQAEIATSSDKVQEEIEEGKSLICLL from the exons ATGTGCCACGTGATCGTGACCTGTCGCTCCATGCTGTGGACTCTACTCAGCATCGTGGCCGCCTTCGGCGAGCTCATCGCCTTCATGAGCACCGATTGGCTGGTGGGCTTCCCCCGGACTCCGGACGCCGTCTTCGGCCCTCATGGTGCCACGGCGGCTGGCGAGGCCTACCGGCCCACCCTGGGCATCTACGGCCGCTGCATCAAGCTGCCCCACCTGCGGCGCGGCGTGCTGTGTGGGCCGTACGCCGTGCACTTTGGGGAGATCGCCAGCGGGTTCTGGCAGGCAGCATCCATCTTCCTGGCGGCGGGGATCCTGCTACTGTGTGCCGTGGCCTTCATCTCTGTCTTTACCATGTGCTTCCAGAGCATCATGAAGAAGAGCATCTTCAACGTGTGTGGACTGCTGCAGGCCATCGCAG GTCTGTTTCTGATCCTGGGTCTGATGCTGTACCCTGCAGGCTGGGGTTCAGACAAGGTGCAGCTGTACTGTGGTCAGGACGCGGCTCCCTACCAGGCGGGGCTGTGCACCATGGGCTGGGCCTTCTACACAGCCATGGGAGGCACCGTGCTCACCTTCATCTGCGCTGTGTTCTCAGCCCAGGCCGAGATCGCCACGTCCTCAGACAAGGTGCAGGAGGAGATCGAGGAGGGCAAGAGCCTCATCTGCCTGCTCTAA